In Rhodopirellula bahusiensis, the genomic stretch AGAGGTGTGGGAACTCTGTGCTCGTCAAACTGAAATTGAATTCGCAAAGCGGTCCGTCGATCAACAAGTTGCCGAGCGAACCAAGGAACTGTCCGAAGCATACGATTTGCTCGCGGCGCAAACCGCCGAAACGGAGAAGCTCGCTCTCGTCGCACGCTACACCGACAATGCTGTCATCATCACTGACGCGGACGCAACGATTGAATGGGTGAACGAAGGGTTCACGCGAATCACTGGGTACGCCGCTGAGGAAGTCATCGGCAGACGTCCGTCCGACTTCCTTCACGGATCGATGACCGACCCGCAGGTTTGCTCGGTGATGCGAGAAGCGATTGCCAGCCAAACCGGTTTCAACGTCCAAACGATCAACTATCGAAAAGATGGCATCCCGTACTGGGTGGACATCGAAGTGCGACCGATCCACGAATCCGACGGCGTTGTTCGTCGGTTCATTGCGATTGAAGCCGATGCGACCGATCGAGTCCAGCAGGAACAAGAGAAGGTCAGGCTTCATCAAGAACTGCTCGATGTTTCGCGACAAGCAGGCATGGCGGAGATCGCCACCGGGGTTCTCCACAACGTTGGGAACATCCTGAACAGTGTCAACGTTTCGGTCTCCGTGATTCGCAACCAGTACTCGAAGAGTGCCCTGGCCAATCTCGAAAAGGTGTCTGCGCTGATCGCCGAGCATGAAAACACGTTCCCTGAATTTGTTTCGACGGATCAACGTGGAAAGAAGATCCCTGCTTACGTTCAGCGAGTCACGAGTGCTTTAAGTGGCGAACGGCAAACGATCGATGTTGAGTTGTTGGATCTCGTCAAAAATATTGAGCACATCAAAGAGATCGTTGCGGCCCAGCAATCCATGGCGCGTTCATCCGAACTGATTCAAGAGCTTGACCTTCGTGGTTTGATCGAAGATGCCCTGGCTGCAAACAAAGCGTCACTCATGAACCACAACATCCAGATCACGCTGGATTTGGACGAAGGTGAAAAGATGATTACGACGGATAAACACCGGTTTTTGCAGATCGTGATCAACCTGATCAAAAACGCGAAAGACTCTTTGGTCGAGCACAAAGTCTCGGATCCGCAAATCATCGTCCGTGCAACATGCGATGAGGTCTCCAACACGATTTCTGTGATTGACAACGGGGCCGGTATCCCGGTTGAGAATCTTCAGCAGATCTTCCAGCACGGGTACACCACCAAAACGAACGGACACGGGTTCGGATTGCATAGCAGTGCCAACACCGCCGGTGAAATGGGTGGAAAGTTGACCGCGTTGAGCGAAGGCCTCGGCTGCGGTGCGCGCTTTGAACTGAACTTGCCGATCATCGACCAAGACAAAAATGCCGCGAAGAATGTTGAGGTAGCTGTATGAATACTTTGAAGTTGAGCAAATCGCACCGAGTCCTGATCGTTGATGACAACCCGTCGATACACGCGGATTTTCGCAAGATCTTCGCGCCCGCACCGGCGGCCCTTCCAGACATTGATGACTTTGATTTAGAAGACGAAGTGGATGATAGCCCTGACGAAGGGTTGCGATTCGATTCGGCGCATCAAGGTTTGGACGCGGTCAAAATGGCGCAGTTGGCGGTCGAACAAAACGATCGTTACTCGCTCGCTTTTGTTGACATGCGCATGCCGCCGGGAATGGATGGCTTGCAAACCATTGGCGAGCTATGGAAACTGGATCCAGAGTTACAAATCGTCATTTGCACCGCCTACAGCGATCACTCTTGGGAGGACGCCGTTTCCGTGCTGGGACACACGGAGAACTTGCTGATTCTGAAGAAGCCGTTTGACGATGTGGAAGTGCTGCAAATCGCGGTCGCATTGACTTGCAAATGGGATTCGGCTCGCGCCGCTGGACTCAAGCATCGTGAATTGGAAGAACTGGTCCGAGTCCGCACCGCTGAACTGGAGCGTGTTGCGCTGCACGATGGATTGACGGGTCTGGCCAATCGCAGCAAGTTCAATGACCGCCTTCGCGAATCGTTGGCTCATGCCGACGCGGACTCACATCCTCCGGCGGTGTTGCTCATCGACTTGGATCAATTCAAGCTGATCAATGACACGCTCGGCCATCCCGCCGGCGATGAGCTGATTCGAATCGTCGGACACCGCTTGTCAGCCGTCGTTGGGACCTCGGGGTTGGTCGCAAGATTGGGCGGCGACGAGTTCGCTGTTGTGCTCGAC encodes the following:
- a CDS encoding PAS domain-containing protein; this translates as MQSPAGIAATNELFQKRYEHECLWVHRFMTWIMIGQWALGLAFAAFLSPLTWIGQRNEVHVHVWAAFLIGMSLSGFAILWMRMFPREASTRHVVAVVQMLWSALLIHLSGGRIETHFHVFASLAILSIYRDWRILISATAVVAMDHFVRGVFYPLSVFGIMTESPYRWMEHAAWVLFEVAFLAPGCYRLRKEVWELCARQTEIEFAKRSVDQQVAERTKELSEAYDLLAAQTAETEKLALVARYTDNAVIITDADATIEWVNEGFTRITGYAAEEVIGRRPSDFLHGSMTDPQVCSVMREAIASQTGFNVQTINYRKDGIPYWVDIEVRPIHESDGVVRRFIAIEADATDRVQQEQEKVRLHQELLDVSRQAGMAEIATGVLHNVGNILNSVNVSVSVIRNQYSKSALANLEKVSALIAEHENTFPEFVSTDQRGKKIPAYVQRVTSALSGERQTIDVELLDLVKNIEHIKEIVAAQQSMARSSELIQELDLRGLIEDALAANKASLMNHNIQITLDLDEGEKMITTDKHRFLQIVINLIKNAKDSLVEHKVSDPQIIVRATCDEVSNTISVIDNGAGIPVENLQQIFQHGYTTKTNGHGFGLHSSANTAGEMGGKLTALSEGLGCGARFELNLPIIDQDKNAAKNVEVAV